agcaatcTCTCGAGTTACAAATCGCTACATTACATGGCTTACGTTCCCAATATATCAAGAGGTTCCACCCATGTACCTCCTAGAAGATGGTGGGCATGTGGGGCCTGGTACGGCCGGGGGgttcaacacaactcaagggATAATCCCACCTGGCAACAGGGTCATTACTGGGTCGCCTGTTGTGCGcctccctcttcttcaataATTCCTCTTCTTATTAGTCTACTTACGTCTTTTAACCCTAAATCGCGCGTTCGCCTGGGTCGTTCTTTCGCTACCGTCAATCATTTCTACGCTCATCATGGCCCACAAAGAAGCAATTTCACCGTTTAATCCTCATGTCGATGGCAACTCCTCCGACGAGGAGAGCGACTCCTTCCATTATGTCCCTCCTACAAGACGAAGGCGTCTTAGCCTATGTAGATGCTTCGGATGGGCAATTACCCTACTCTCAATAATCCTTATCTCTGCCTTTGCCGGAGCTTGGATCTCGATGGTATATGTCAACATTGACCAGATTTGCACTGCACACACAAGTCAATGGTGTAAGTGGTCAACCGCCTTGAGAAAGTGAAAGTCTTGCTTCAATATTGACTTCACAGCACCGCTACTCGACAACATCGCGATTAAATACAAAATGCAGCCATTTGATGGCAATTTCATGAGAGAGAATATCTTCCGAGGAAATGCCTCACCAGAGGTCGATGCTGCTTGGGAAGCGCTGGGTGTAGACTGTACGTTACACTGCTTCAATGAACCCTGCTATCAGACCTTACTGACTCGACTTAGACCGACCCGGAGTGATTTCATACAAGGATGGGCTCTCCAGTGGCTTAGATGATTCCTTTGTCCAGCGAGCCCCTCAACATGGCGGCGGTTTCATCGTCAATGTCGAAGGCatgcatcatcttcactgcCTAGTACAGTCAACCTCACCGCTACACAGACGTCAGCTTACAATGGTTTAGAATCTGCTCCGCAAATCCCTCTGGTACAATTACGAATACTACAAGGACCTCGGCGGCACGCCTTTTAAGAACGATGGTGAGGTCTTCCGCATGCACGTCAGTGAGTCGAACCCACCACTCCAGAGAATATCCTTCAAATGCTAATTGGGGCAAGCTCACTGTCTTGACACCGTCCGCCAAGTTCTCATGTGCAACGTCGATACCGGCGTGCTGGGCCAAGTCTGGGTCAATCCTAAAGAACCCCAATGCCTTCCCCGACTTCAACACGCGGCACGTATGCAAGAACTATAACGACGTAAGAGAGTGGGCAGAGAAGCTTCAGGTAAGAATCAATCAGGATAGAACTTCTGCAGCATGACACTGAGGTAGCGAACTGCAGGCTCCTCCCACCAGTGAGATTCCTGACGACTATCTCCTCTTACCGAAGAATAAAGATATTCTTGAGTCCACCCCTTAATAAAGGATTGACAACTGGCGTATGGAGAAGTTTAGAGCATGGTGGTTAAGGTGCTTAAATGCTAAGTAACCTTACACCTCTGTTTCACTCTTTCATAAAAATTAACTCCGCCTGCCAAACCCTGAAATAACTAATGGGGGTCCATTAGGTTAAGTCCGGTCACCAATGTGACGTAGTCCCAAGTCACAGCACATTTAGAGAAGTAGAGTTTGTTGCAATGTGGAATCTTTTCAATAGCTTGATTCGCCACTCAAAATCCATTAAATCAGCGAAGATACGTGTACAGCAGGGCAGATCTGCGCGAATCTACTAGACTAACTCACCGCCACCCCACACACCCCCCGTCCCCGTACACTCTAACACTATCAACGCGTCATCAACACAGGATTCTTCATTTTATTCTGTATTTATCAAATAAAATCCgtttttatttatttcaATGGCAATGGAATCGCAGCTATCAGATTATGAAAAGAGGATGTTATTGTCCATTGAGGACGTGGAAATCATTGGTTTACGGCCCTCGGCGGTAAAACACTCGGTCAAGCTCTCAACATTGCATGATCGATGCGCCGGAGGCCAGGACATCCGCACGGCAGATCAGAAAGATCAGTCGCTTACTGTAGAGCAGGAAGATGACCTAGTCAACTATATTATCGGACGAGAGTGCGCTTTTCAGCCTCTca
This genomic interval from Fusarium oxysporum f. sp. lycopersici 4287 chromosome 3, whole genome shotgun sequence contains the following:
- a CDS encoding hypothetical protein (At least one base has a quality score < 10), translating into MQPFDGNFMRENIFRGNASPEVDAAWEALGVDYRPGVISYKDGLSSGLDDSFVQRAPQHGGGFIVNVEGMHHLHCLNLLRKSLWYNYEYYKDLGGTPFKNDGEVFRMHLTVLTPSAKFSCATSIPACWAKSGSILKNPNAFPDFNTRHVCKNYNDVREWAEKLQAPPTSEIPDDYLLLPKNKDILESTP